The genomic interval AAAAGTTGCGGAATTAATAGCAACCGCTCCTGGTACAGCCTGAGATAACGCAAACACATCGGTAACTTCTTCACTTTTTAACCATTTTCTCTTTTCTACCACTTCTTTTTCGATTAAAGGAATCATGGCATAGCCACCTCCGAACGTGACAGGCCCCATTTTAAAAAAGGTCCAAAATAATTGAAAAAATATTTTCCACTCTTCCTTCATTGCTTCCACTTCTTTCATTTTGTTCTATAATCAGCTTTCTTGATTTATCGTAATGACCTTATTGACTACATCATCAAAGGACTCAGGAAAGGTAAATTGCAACACGAGCATTGAGGCTGTCCTAAAAATGGCCTTCATCCGAGTCATGAAGGACAAAATCAAGAAATCCAGCCAGGGCAATAGCCTTCATCAGAGTCATGAAGGTCATAATGGAGTAATCCAGCTTTTGAGACAACCCAGAACGTTTATCTGTTTTATATACAATATAGATAGAACCGATTATGATTCTAGACTTGTAAAGAATCAAATCTGTTGGACTACCTCATCGAAGTTCTCCTACCTTTTAATATTATAGATGATTGAAAATATTCAACAAGTCATGGAGATTATTTCCTCAAATATAGAAAAGAACCGAAGAAATCTCCGGTTCTTTGATATACACCTTATTCGTCTTCTTTCTTATACTTCAATTTCCATCTCTAGCAATGCATAGCTTAAACTCTTTCCATGAGTATCCATCCCTAAAGAAGTGGTCACTCCTCCCAGTAAAGCTTGATGGCATACAAACTGGAGCGCTGATATATTGGGCACCTCATAACGGACAATATCACCTTCTACGATGTTCTTTAAATGCTTTTTCACTTTTTCAACTGTGACCTTCTCGCAAATCATTGGGTAGTCCTTTTCATTATAAGGAATGAGAGATAGCATAAGCGTATTTCCCTTATCCCCAGCACGACTATGAGCAAGTTCATACAATTTTTTCTTCATTCTTCATGCTCTCCCTTATCGTAATCTGTACATCTATTTTATTTCGTGGTATTAGGGTAGAAACGATCCCAACGACTTCATTTGTATATTTACGCGCTCCCCCTCCGCCGGCAGGTCCATTTGTATAGAGAGCTTCTACTTCTTCTCCAACTTTTACCGCCTCTTCTAAAACAGCTGCTCTACCTGCAACTCGAAGCCGGACTTCATAAGGCAGAGATTGTCCGTAGGTTGTCCGGTGCACAGACGAAACGCCGATATAATCAATTCGAAGATCCTGGACTTCCTCTTTCAATCGTTCATATATTACTTCTCCAGCTAACTTAGCTCTCCCTAATGCGTTAGACCCTGCATAAGAAATTTCTCCTTCTCCGATAAACCCTGCTTGGTAGCCTACACTCACCTTTAACGTATCCGGTTTCTTTTTCCCTCTTCCGCCACGTATTTCAACACGATTTGGAGAGATTTCACGGATATACACGGATGTGAAATCTGCAATAACGTCAGGTGTTATATACTCATATGGATTCATTACTTCATATAAAAGTTGTTCTTTCGTTGTCGCTAAATTAATCAATCCACCTGTACCTTCTATTTTACTAATCACGGCAGAACCATCAGATTCCACTTCAGCAAA from Peribacillus asahii carries:
- a CDS encoding AtuA-related protein encodes the protein MKKKLYELAHSRAGDKGNTLMLSLIPYNEKDYPMICEKVTVEKVKKHLKNIVEGDIVRYEVPNISALQFVCHQALLGGVTTSLGMDTHGKSLSYALLEMEIEV